One window from the genome of Streptomyces sp. NBC_00287 encodes:
- a CDS encoding enoyl-CoA hydratase/isomerase family protein, whose protein sequence is MADTVLYEVSDGLATITLNRPEAMNALNIETKVALREAVTEAGADSSVRAVLLTAAGDRAFCVGQDLKEHIGLLAEGSGQVMSTVREHYNPIALALTEMAKPVVAGVNGVAAGAGFGFALAADYRVVADSAAFNTSFAGVALTADSGISWTLPRVVGPGRAADLLLFPRSVKAQEAYELGIANRVVPAESLREEAEKVARALASGPTVAYAAIKEAVAYGFSHSLAETLEKEDELQTRAGASEDHAIAVQAFVNKEQPKYLGR, encoded by the coding sequence ATGGCCGACACCGTGCTCTACGAGGTGAGCGACGGACTCGCGACGATCACGCTGAACCGCCCCGAGGCGATGAACGCGCTGAACATCGAGACGAAGGTCGCGCTGCGGGAGGCGGTGACCGAGGCGGGGGCCGATTCCTCCGTGCGGGCCGTGCTGCTCACTGCCGCCGGGGATCGGGCGTTCTGTGTGGGGCAGGATCTGAAAGAGCACATCGGGCTGCTGGCCGAGGGGTCCGGTCAGGTGATGAGCACGGTGCGGGAGCATTACAACCCGATCGCTCTGGCACTGACGGAGATGGCCAAGCCGGTGGTGGCGGGGGTGAACGGTGTCGCGGCCGGGGCGGGGTTCGGGTTCGCTCTCGCCGCGGATTATCGAGTCGTGGCCGACTCGGCTGCCTTCAATACGTCGTTCGCGGGGGTGGCGTTGACCGCGGACTCCGGGATCTCGTGGACGCTGCCTCGGGTTGTCGGGCCGGGGCGCGCTGCTGATCTGCTGCTTTTCCCTCGGAGCGTCAAGGCTCAGGAGGCGTACGAGTTGGGGATCGCGAATCGGGTCGTACCTGCGGAGTCGCTCCGCGAGGAGGCCGAGAAGGTGGCTCGGGCGTTGGCCTCGGGGCCGACGGTTGCCTATGCGGCGATCAAGGAGGCCGTGGCTTACGGGTTCTCGCACTCTCTGGCGGAGACGTTGGAGAAGGAGGATGAGCTGCAGACCCGGGCCGGGGCGTCGGAGGACCATGCGATTGCTGTGCAGGCCTTTGTGAACAAGGAGCAGCCCAAGTACTTGGGCCGGTAG
- a CDS encoding DUF3117 domain-containing protein, which yields MAAMKPRTGDGPLEVTKEGRGIVMRVPLEGGGRLVVELTPDEADALGDALKKVVG from the coding sequence ATGGCGGCCATGAAGCCGCGGACGGGCGATGGCCCGCTCGAGGTGACCAAGGAGGGGCGGGGCATCGTCATGCGCGTTCCGCTCGAAGGCGGCGGTCGACTCGTCGTCGAGCTGACCCCTGACGAGGCCGACGCACTGGGCGATGCCCTCAAGAAGGTCGTCGGCTGA
- a CDS encoding O-methyltransferase — protein sequence MCGFPAATDTVTPRQPRGQERVITGNRQTSWAFADAYVAEDDALRWARDRAREAGLRSVSPGTGAALRLLAATVDAKAVAEIGTGTGVSGIHLLHGMRPDGVLTTVDPEPEHQQFARQAFRASGFASNRARFIPGRALDVLPRLADAGYDLVFCDGDRLEFLDYLAESLRLLRPGGLVVFEGVFANGRTVDSGPQPTEVLRLRELLRAVRESQDLVPSLLPVGDGLLCAVKR from the coding sequence ATCTGCGGGTTCCCGGCCGCAACGGATACAGTCACGCCCAGGCAACCACGGGGACAGGAGAGGGTCATTACCGGCAACCGGCAGACGAGCTGGGCGTTCGCCGACGCCTATGTCGCCGAGGACGACGCGCTGCGCTGGGCCCGCGACCGGGCCCGCGAGGCCGGCCTGCGCTCGGTGTCGCCCGGCACGGGCGCTGCGCTGCGGTTGCTCGCCGCCACCGTGGACGCGAAAGCGGTCGCGGAGATCGGCACCGGGACCGGCGTCTCCGGCATCCATCTGCTGCACGGCATGCGCCCCGACGGCGTCCTGACCACCGTGGACCCCGAGCCGGAACACCAGCAGTTCGCCCGGCAGGCCTTCCGCGCCTCCGGGTTCGCCAGCAACCGGGCGCGCTTCATCCCCGGCCGCGCGCTGGACGTACTGCCCCGGCTCGCGGACGCCGGCTACGACCTCGTCTTCTGCGACGGCGACCGTCTGGAGTTCCTGGACTACCTCGCTGAATCGTTGCGCCTGCTGCGTCCGGGTGGCCTGGTGGTCTTCGAGGGCGTCTTCGCCAACGGCCGTACGGTCGACTCGGGCCCGCAGCCGACGGAGGTGCTGCGCCTGCGTGAGCTGCTGCGCGCGGTGCGCGAGAGCCAGGACCTGGTGCCCTCGCTGCTGCCGGTGGGCGACGGCCTGCTGTGCGCCGTCAAGCGCTGA
- the sigE gene encoding RNA polymerase sigma factor SigE gives MLRRFLGSAGRPKSVNDTAADHHADAYAQTATFSTDADGQAWTPPTWEEIVSTHSGRVYRLAYRLTGNQHDAEDLTQEVFVRVFRSLSTYTPGTFEGWLHRITTNLFLDMVRRKQRIRFDALGEDAAERLPSREPSPQQVFNDAHFDADVQQALDTLAPEFRAAVVLCDIEGLSYEEIAATLGVKLGTVRSRIHRGRSQLRKALAHRSPEARAERRSFVPRVPALGGGGATA, from the coding sequence GTGCTACGGCGCTTTCTCGGGTCGGCGGGCAGGCCGAAATCCGTGAACGACACCGCTGCTGACCATCACGCCGACGCCTACGCCCAGACCGCGACCTTCTCCACCGACGCGGACGGGCAGGCGTGGACTCCGCCCACGTGGGAGGAGATCGTCAGCACGCACAGCGGCCGCGTCTACCGCCTCGCGTACCGGCTCACCGGCAACCAGCACGACGCCGAGGATCTCACCCAGGAAGTCTTCGTCCGCGTCTTCCGCTCGCTGTCCACCTACACTCCGGGCACTTTCGAGGGTTGGCTGCACCGCATCACCACCAACCTCTTCCTGGACATGGTCCGCCGCAAGCAGCGCATCCGCTTCGACGCCCTCGGCGAGGACGCGGCCGAGCGCCTGCCCAGTCGCGAGCCGTCCCCGCAGCAGGTCTTCAACGACGCGCACTTCGACGCCGATGTCCAGCAGGCCCTGGACACCCTCGCGCCCGAGTTCCGCGCCGCGGTCGTCCTGTGCGACATCGAGGGGCTGTCCTACGAGGAGATCGCCGCGACTCTCGGCGTGAAGCTCGGCACCGTCCGGTCCCGTATCCACCGCGGCCGCTCGCAGCTGCGCAAGGCCCTCGCGCACCGTTCCCCGGAGGCCCGGGCCGAGCGCCGGTCCTTCGTGCCGCGTGTGCCCGCCCTCGGGGGAGGGGGCGCGACCGCGTGA
- a CDS encoding anti-sigma factor family protein, protein MNGSRPDAGERRLAEQHLGDRLSALVDGELGHDSRERVLAHLATCAKCKAEADAQRRLKNVFAEAAPPPPSESFLARLQGLPGGDPGSGSSLGGGAFGGFSDGPTGGAFGMKRGERFEFGYVPARPHASALTGSSAGGFRVHPVGRPDADRQSSRGLRFAFVAAGAVSLAAIALGGVTTSVPPETEARGSGSGSNVTPARTQGTGAATAPENQRRRGVGPLFVQGQGQRALGDTPVAPTAVSAPLLPGVPAPGAGQVQGSEDALTTPVVAGAAAMSPLIRPLSATPPLTLTTWHTAPEVSTPGLLAAPVPDATSSPSASATSSTTSR, encoded by the coding sequence GTGAATGGATCCCGGCCCGATGCCGGCGAGCGCCGCCTCGCCGAGCAGCATCTTGGAGACCGACTCTCCGCCTTGGTGGACGGGGAGCTCGGTCATGACTCGCGCGAGCGGGTCCTCGCCCACCTGGCCACCTGCGCCAAGTGCAAGGCGGAGGCCGACGCCCAGCGCCGGCTGAAGAACGTCTTCGCGGAGGCGGCACCCCCGCCTCCCTCCGAGAGCTTCCTCGCCCGCCTCCAGGGCCTGCCGGGAGGTGACCCGGGCAGCGGCTCGTCGCTGGGCGGGGGAGCCTTCGGCGGTTTCTCCGACGGGCCCACCGGCGGCGCGTTCGGCATGAAGCGGGGCGAGCGCTTCGAGTTCGGCTACGTCCCCGCCCGGCCGCACGCCTCCGCGCTCACCGGCTCCTCGGCAGGCGGCTTCCGGGTGCACCCCGTCGGCCGCCCCGACGCCGACCGGCAGTCCTCGCGCGGGCTGCGGTTCGCCTTCGTCGCCGCCGGAGCGGTGTCGCTGGCCGCCATCGCACTCGGCGGTGTCACGACCAGCGTCCCGCCCGAGACGGAGGCCCGCGGGTCCGGCTCCGGCAGCAATGTCACCCCGGCGCGCACCCAGGGCACCGGAGCGGCGACGGCACCCGAGAACCAGCGCCGCCGTGGCGTCGGGCCCCTGTTCGTTCAGGGCCAGGGCCAGCGGGCGCTCGGCGACACCCCAGTCGCCCCGACCGCGGTGTCCGCGCCGCTGCTGCCCGGGGTGCCCGCGCCGGGCGCCGGTCAGGTCCAGGGGTCCGAGGACGCGCTGACCACCCCGGTGGTTGCGGGCGCGGCCGCCATGTCCCCGCTCATACGCCCGCTCAGCGCCACCCCGCCGCTCACCCTGACCACCTGGCACACCGCCCCGGAGGTCTCCACTCCGGGCCTGCTCGCCGCACCCGTCCCCGACGCGACCTCCTCCCCGTCCGCTTCCGCCACCTCTTCCACCACCAGCCGCTGA
- a CDS encoding trypsin-like peptidase domain-containing protein → MNEGKPTKAKWWSRPRLQGPSDQTEGATEAPPGPTPVPNADGDFELERPATPDPTEGDYELSRPAGKAAPAAEGVPPGGPAAVGAVARSGSTSAEGVPSRGSGAADTVAPRDSTPSDVVPSAEADTVASGASATAAVAAAADTAVAPTEERPRPLHDPDPYSTPPYGEPGPWAPAPPVQHPATTPAHGTAVPAPAPAQAHGTAVPAPAPAPAQAHGTPAPAPGTPLPPPLHTAAPTPWQNYDPWAAAPLTGPLQQNGAAVPSKDQRRKKAKRLLLTGALLLALVSGGVGGAVGAYLERNGGVGEVELPQAGNEPTGRAPDSVAGIAARALPSVVTLHVSGAEEQGTGTGFVLDGRGHILTNNHVVQPAGSGGEITVTFHSGDTAKATVVGRDSGYDLAVVKVTGVSGLSPMTLGNSDNVQVGDPVVAIGAPFDLAGTVTSGIISAKERPITAGGESGDASDVSYVDALQTDAPINPGNSGGPLLDAKARVIGINSAIRSADSGSDLDGGQAGSIGLGFAIPINQGKRVAEELINTGRATHPVIGVTLDMDYSGDGARVGIKGSDGGSAVTAGGPGDKAGIEPGDVITEVDGQRVHSGEELIVKTRAHRPGDRLELTLKRDGEEITLSLTLGSSDGD, encoded by the coding sequence ATGAACGAGGGGAAGCCCACGAAGGCGAAATGGTGGAGCCGTCCTCGGCTCCAGGGGCCTTCGGACCAGACGGAAGGCGCGACCGAGGCGCCGCCCGGCCCGACCCCGGTTCCGAACGCGGACGGCGACTTCGAGCTGGAGCGACCCGCGACACCGGATCCCACCGAGGGCGACTACGAGCTGAGCCGACCCGCGGGGAAGGCGGCTCCGGCGGCTGAGGGCGTGCCGCCGGGCGGTCCCGCTGCCGTGGGTGCGGTCGCACGGAGTGGCTCCACCTCTGCGGAAGGCGTCCCTTCGCGTGGCTCCGGTGCCGCGGACACAGTCGCGCCGCGTGACTCCACCCCCTCGGACGTCGTGCCCTCGGCCGAGGCCGACACAGTCGCGTCCGGTGCTTCCGCCACCGCAGCGGTTGCCGCGGCCGCCGACACCGCCGTAGCGCCCACCGAAGAGCGCCCCCGCCCCTTGCACGACCCCGACCCCTACAGCACCCCGCCCTACGGCGAGCCAGGCCCCTGGGCGCCCGCCCCTCCCGTGCAGCACCCGGCAACGACTCCGGCGCACGGCACGGCCGTACCGGCCCCGGCGCCCGCCCAGGCCCACGGCACGGCCGTACCAGCCCCAGCCCCGGCGCCCGCCCAGGCGCACGGCACCCCTGCACCGGCCCCCGGCACCCCCCTCCCACCCCCTCTGCACACCGCCGCCCCCACCCCCTGGCAGAACTACGACCCCTGGGCCGCGGCCCCCCTCACCGGCCCCCTCCAGCAGAACGGTGCCGCTGTTCCCAGCAAGGATCAGCGGCGTAAGAAGGCCAAGCGGCTGTTGCTCACCGGTGCGCTGCTGCTCGCGCTCGTCTCCGGGGGTGTTGGAGGGGCCGTAGGGGCGTATCTGGAGCGGAATGGGGGTGTGGGGGAGGTCGAGCTGCCGCAGGCCGGTAACGAGCCCACCGGGCGGGCTCCCGACAGTGTTGCCGGGATTGCCGCTCGGGCGCTGCCCAGTGTCGTGACCCTGCATGTGTCCGGGGCCGAGGAGCAGGGCACCGGTACCGGGTTCGTGCTGGACGGCCGGGGGCACATCCTCACCAACAACCACGTCGTGCAGCCCGCCGGATCCGGCGGCGAGATCACGGTGACCTTCCACAGCGGCGACACCGCCAAGGCCACCGTCGTCGGACGGGACAGCGGATACGACCTCGCCGTCGTGAAGGTGACCGGCGTCAGCGGGCTGTCCCCGATGACCCTCGGCAACTCCGACAACGTCCAGGTCGGCGACCCCGTCGTCGCCATCGGCGCCCCCTTCGACCTGGCGGGCACCGTCACCTCCGGCATCATCAGCGCCAAGGAACGGCCCATCACGGCCGGCGGCGAGAGCGGTGACGCCAGCGATGTGTCCTATGTCGACGCCCTGCAGACCGACGCCCCCATCAACCCCGGCAACTCCGGCGGGCCCCTGCTCGACGCCAAGGCCCGGGTCATCGGCATCAACTCCGCCATCCGGTCCGCCGACAGCGGCTCGGACCTGGACGGCGGCCAGGCCGGTTCGATAGGGCTCGGGTTCGCCATCCCGATCAACCAGGGCAAGCGTGTGGCCGAGGAGCTGATCAACACCGGCCGGGCCACCCACCCGGTCATCGGCGTCACCCTCGACATGGACTACTCGGGCGACGGCGCGCGCGTCGGCATCAAGGGCAGCGACGGCGGCTCGGCGGTCACCGCGGGCGGACCCGGCGACAAGGCCGGTATCGAGCCCGGCGACGTCATCACCGAGGTCGACGGCCAGCGCGTGCACTCCGGCGAGGAACTGATCGTCAAGACCCGCGCCCACCGCCCCGGAGACCGTCTTGAGCTGACCCTGAAACGGGACGGCGAGGAGATCACCCTCTCCCTGACCCTCGGTTCCTCGGACGGCGATTGA
- a CDS encoding sec-independent translocase, translating into MFNDIGALELVTLIVLAVLVFGPDKLPKVIQDVMRTVRKIREFSESAKQDIRQELGPEFKDFEFEDLNPKTFIRKQLDNDDLGIKEIRNGFDLKKEMAEVTDAVHGRDSDSSAASSGSSGSSGSSGDRVDMTKKPDERPPYDADAT; encoded by the coding sequence GTGTTCAATGACATAGGTGCGCTCGAGCTGGTGACGCTCATCGTCCTTGCCGTGCTCGTCTTCGGTCCGGACAAGCTCCCGAAGGTCATCCAGGACGTCATGCGGACGGTTCGTAAGATCCGTGAGTTCTCGGAGAGCGCCAAGCAGGACATCCGGCAGGAACTCGGCCCGGAGTTCAAGGACTTCGAGTTCGAGGATCTCAACCCCAAGACGTTCATCCGCAAGCAGTTGGACAATGACGACCTGGGGATCAAGGAGATCCGTAACGGCTTCGACCTGAAGAAGGAGATGGCCGAGGTCACGGACGCGGTCCACGGCCGCGACTCCGACTCGTCCGCCGCTTCCTCGGGTTCCTCGGGTTCCTCGGGTTCGTCCGGCGACCGCGTCGACATGACGAAGAAGCCCGACGAGCGCCCGCCCTACGACGCGGACGCCACCTGA
- a CDS encoding Mrp/NBP35 family ATP-binding protein, with translation MVTEDAVREALSTVNDPEINRPITELGMVKSVEIGADGAVAVTVYLTVSGCPMRDTITQRVTEAVSRIEGVTHVDVTLDVMSDEQRKELATALRGGQTEREVPFAKPGSLTRVYAVASGKGGVGKSSVTVNLAAAMAADGLKVGVVDADIYGHSVPRMLGADGRPTQVENMIMPPSAHGVKVISIGMFTPGNAPVVWRGPMLHRALQQFLADVYWGDLDVLLLDLPPGTGDIAISVAQLVPNAEILVVTTPQQAAAEVAERAGSIAVQTHQKIVGVVENMSGLPCPHCDEMVDVFGTGGGQTVAEGLTRTTGATVPVLGAIPIDVRLREGGDEGKPVVLTDPDSPAGAALRAIAGKLGGRQRGLSGLSLGITPKNKF, from the coding sequence ATGGTTACGGAAGACGCGGTGCGCGAAGCACTGTCGACGGTGAACGACCCCGAGATCAACCGCCCCATCACCGAACTCGGGATGGTCAAGTCGGTCGAGATCGGCGCGGACGGAGCGGTCGCGGTCACCGTGTACCTGACGGTGTCCGGCTGCCCGATGCGGGACACGATCACGCAGCGCGTCACGGAGGCGGTCTCCCGGATCGAGGGAGTCACCCACGTCGACGTCACGCTCGACGTCATGAGCGACGAGCAGCGCAAGGAGCTGGCGACCGCGCTGCGCGGCGGCCAGACCGAGCGCGAGGTCCCCTTCGCCAAGCCGGGCTCGCTCACCCGCGTGTACGCGGTCGCCTCCGGCAAGGGCGGTGTCGGCAAGTCGTCGGTGACGGTGAACCTGGCGGCGGCGATGGCGGCGGACGGTCTGAAGGTCGGTGTCGTGGACGCCGACATCTACGGCCACTCCGTGCCGCGCATGCTGGGCGCCGACGGCCGTCCGACCCAGGTCGAGAACATGATCATGCCGCCGTCCGCGCACGGCGTGAAGGTGATCTCCATCGGCATGTTCACGCCGGGCAACGCCCCGGTCGTATGGCGTGGCCCGATGCTGCACCGGGCGCTCCAGCAGTTCCTCGCGGACGTGTACTGGGGCGACCTGGACGTGCTGCTCCTGGACCTGCCGCCGGGCACCGGTGACATCGCGATCTCGGTCGCCCAGCTGGTCCCGAACGCCGAGATCCTGGTCGTCACGACCCCGCAGCAGGCGGCCGCCGAGGTGGCCGAGCGGGCGGGTTCCATCGCCGTCCAGACCCACCAGAAGATCGTCGGCGTGGTCGAGAACATGTCCGGGCTGCCGTGCCCGCACTGCGACGAGATGGTCGACGTCTTCGGCACCGGCGGCGGCCAGACGGTCGCCGAGGGCCTGACCCGCACGACCGGCGCCACGGTCCCGGTCCTGGGCGCCATCCCGATCGACGTCCGCCTCCGCGAGGGCGGCGACGAGGGCAAGCCGGTGGTCCTGACGGACCCGGACAGCCCGGCGGGCGCGGCGCTGAGGGCGATCGCGGGGAAGCTCGGAGGACGGCAGCGCGGCCTTTCGGGACTGTCCCTGGGGATCACGCCCAAGAACAAGTTCTGA
- a CDS encoding DUF1003 domain-containing protein, whose product MAPEREGGRERTPAGATATTRPRARLDQPRAPRRRFLPEWDPDAFGRFSERIARFIGTGRFLVWMTVVIIMWVLWNIFAPSDLKFDGYPFIFLTLMLSLQASYAAPLILLAQNRQDDRDRVNLEQDRKQNERSIADTEYLTREIAALRIGLGEVATRDWIRSELQDVLRELDGHRGDGHVVFPAERSHGRDVDDR is encoded by the coding sequence ATGGCTCCTGAGCGCGAGGGCGGCCGTGAGCGCACACCCGCCGGGGCGACCGCGACCACCCGGCCGCGCGCCCGTCTGGACCAGCCACGGGCGCCACGCCGCCGGTTCCTGCCCGAATGGGACCCGGATGCCTTCGGGCGGTTCTCCGAGCGCATCGCGCGCTTCATCGGCACCGGGCGGTTCCTCGTCTGGATGACGGTCGTCATCATCATGTGGGTGCTGTGGAACATCTTCGCGCCCAGCGACCTGAAGTTCGACGGGTACCCGTTCATCTTCCTGACCCTGATGCTCTCGCTCCAGGCCTCCTACGCGGCCCCGCTGATCCTGCTCGCGCAGAACCGGCAGGACGACCGCGACCGGGTCAACCTCGAACAGGACCGCAAGCAGAACGAGCGGTCGATCGCGGACACCGAGTACCTCACCCGGGAGATCGCGGCCCTGCGTATCGGCCTCGGCGAGGTCGCCACCCGCGACTGGATCCGCTCCGAGCTCCAGGACGTGCTGAGGGAGCTGGACGGCCATCGCGGGGACGGCCATGTCGTATTCCCGGCAGAACGGTCGCACGGACGTGACGTAGACGACCGGTGA
- a CDS encoding magnesium transporter MgtE N-terminal domain-containing protein, which yields MAGGTPRVFVSHLADIAAFDPTGDQVGRVRDLVVMLRVGRRPPRLLGLVVELSTRRRIFLPMTRVTSIESGQVITTGVLNVRRFEQRPTERLVFGELLDRTVTLVETGEQVTVLDLSVQQLPARRDWEIDRVFVRKGGKSGPLRRARERGREALPWKGGGGRRAGESLTVEWSAVTGFTLEEKGQGAESLLATFEQLRPADLANVLHHLSPKRRAEVAAALDDDRLADVLEELPEDDQIEILGKLKEERAADVLEAMDPDDAADLLSELPEEDKERLLSLMQPDDAADMRRLMAYEEHTAGGLMTTEPIVLRPDATVADALARVRNADLSPALAAQVYVCRPPDETPTGKYLGTVHFQRLLRDPPYTLVSSLLDDDLQPLDPDAALPVVAGFFATYDMVAAPVVDESGSLLGAITVDDVLDHMLPEDWRETEFHLDEDENEAEGAAHGS from the coding sequence ATGGCAGGGGGCACCCCCCGGGTTTTTGTCTCGCACCTCGCCGACATCGCCGCCTTCGACCCGACCGGCGACCAGGTCGGCCGGGTGCGCGACCTGGTCGTCATGCTGCGCGTCGGCCGACGTCCCCCACGGCTGCTCGGCCTGGTCGTCGAACTGTCCACCCGGCGCCGCATCTTCCTGCCCATGACCCGGGTGACCAGCATCGAGTCCGGCCAGGTCATCACCACCGGCGTGCTCAACGTCCGCCGCTTCGAACAGCGGCCCACCGAGCGGCTGGTCTTCGGTGAGCTGCTGGACCGCACGGTCACGCTCGTTGAGACCGGAGAACAGGTCACCGTCCTGGATCTGTCGGTGCAGCAGTTGCCGGCCCGGCGGGACTGGGAGATCGACCGGGTGTTCGTGCGCAAGGGCGGCAAGAGCGGGCCGCTCAGGCGGGCCAGAGAAAGAGGGCGCGAAGCGCTTCCTTGGAAGGGTGGTGGTGGGAGACGGGCGGGCGAGTCGCTGACCGTCGAGTGGTCCGCCGTCACCGGATTCACCCTGGAGGAGAAGGGCCAGGGCGCCGAGAGCCTGCTCGCGACCTTTGAGCAGCTGCGCCCCGCCGACCTCGCCAACGTGCTGCACCACCTCTCCCCCAAACGGCGCGCCGAAGTCGCCGCCGCCCTCGACGACGACCGGCTGGCCGACGTACTCGAAGAGCTGCCGGAGGACGACCAGATCGAGATCCTCGGCAAGCTCAAGGAGGAACGGGCCGCCGACGTCCTGGAGGCCATGGACCCCGACGACGCGGCCGACCTGCTCTCCGAGCTGCCGGAGGAGGACAAGGAGCGGCTGCTGAGCCTGATGCAGCCCGACGACGCGGCCGACATGCGGCGGCTGATGGCGTACGAGGAGCACACGGCCGGCGGTCTGATGACGACCGAGCCGATCGTGCTGCGGCCCGACGCCACCGTCGCCGACGCCCTGGCCCGGGTCCGCAACGCCGACCTCTCCCCCGCGCTCGCCGCCCAGGTCTACGTCTGCCGCCCGCCCGACGAGACCCCGACCGGCAAGTACCTCGGCACCGTCCACTTCCAGCGCCTGCTGCGCGATCCGCCGTACACGCTCGTCAGCTCGCTGCTCGACGACGATCTGCAACCGCTGGACCCGGACGCCGCACTGCCCGTCGTCGCCGGGTTCTTCGCCACGTACGACATGGTCGCGGCGCCCGTCGTCGACGAGTCCGGGTCGCTGCTGGGCGCGATCACCGTGGACGATGTCCTGGACCACATGCTGCCCGAGGACTGGCGGGAGACCGAGTTCCACCTCGACGAGGACGAGAACGAGGCCGAGGGGGCGGCGCATGGCTCCTGA
- a CDS encoding magnesium and cobalt transport protein CorA yields the protein MSMIRDLREAVRPSRPSLSKSMRMDSGAYDTTRDPATPSAVVDCAVYRDGARVESGGQLSPHEAMRRVRRDGGFVWIGLHEPTEAEFAGIATEFGLHPLAVEDAVQAHQRPKLERYDDSLFTVFKTVHYVEHDELTATSEVVETGEVMCFTGRDFFITVRHGGQGSLRALRHRLQDDPELLAKGPSAVLHAIADHVVDGYIAVADALQDDIDDVETDVFSPGRKGTPRGTDAGRIYQLKREILEFKRAVSPLLRPMQLLSERPMRLIDPDIQKYFRDVADHLARVQEQVVGFDELLNSILQANLAQASVAQNEDMRKITSWAAIIAVPTMVCGVYGMNFDYMPETHWKFGYPLVLGVTVGICLGIHRTLKRNGWL from the coding sequence ATGTCGATGATCCGTGACCTGCGTGAAGCGGTCCGCCCGTCCCGTCCCTCGCTCAGCAAGAGCATGCGCATGGACAGCGGTGCCTACGACACCACCCGTGACCCCGCGACGCCCTCCGCCGTCGTCGACTGCGCCGTCTACCGTGACGGCGCGCGCGTCGAGAGCGGAGGGCAGCTGAGCCCGCACGAGGCGATGCGCCGGGTGCGGCGCGACGGAGGGTTCGTGTGGATCGGTCTGCACGAGCCGACCGAGGCCGAATTCGCCGGTATCGCCACCGAGTTCGGGCTGCACCCGCTGGCCGTGGAGGACGCCGTACAGGCCCACCAGCGGCCCAAGCTGGAGCGGTACGACGACTCGCTGTTCACCGTCTTCAAGACGGTCCACTACGTCGAGCACGACGAACTCACCGCCACCAGCGAGGTGGTGGAGACCGGCGAGGTCATGTGCTTCACCGGACGGGACTTCTTCATCACCGTCCGGCACGGCGGGCAGGGCTCGTTGCGGGCGCTTCGGCACCGGCTGCAGGACGACCCGGAGCTGCTCGCCAAGGGGCCCTCGGCCGTGCTGCACGCCATCGCCGACCATGTCGTCGACGGGTACATCGCGGTGGCCGACGCGCTCCAGGACGACATCGACGACGTGGAGACGGACGTCTTCTCGCCGGGCCGCAAGGGCACGCCGCGCGGCACGGACGCCGGCCGGATCTACCAACTCAAGCGCGAGATCCTGGAGTTCAAGCGGGCGGTGTCGCCGCTGCTGCGGCCGATGCAGCTGCTGAGCGAGCGGCCGATGCGGCTGATCGACCCGGACATCCAGAAGTACTTCCGGGACGTCGCCGACCACCTCGCCCGGGTGCAGGAGCAGGTCGTCGGGTTCGACGAGCTCCTGAACTCCATCCTCCAGGCCAACCTCGCGCAGGCGTCCGTGGCGCAGAACGAGGACATGCGGAAGATCACCTCCTGGGCGGCGATCATCGCCGTACCGACGATGGTCTGTGGCGTGTACGGCATGAACTTCGACTACATGCCGGAGACCCACTGGAAGTTCGGCTACCCGCTGGTGCTGGGGGTGACGGTGGGTATCTGTCTGGGCATCCACCGCACGCTCAAGCGCAACGGCTGGCTCTAG
- a CDS encoding suppressor of fused domain protein, whose protein sequence is MADVLPLVEARLRSALGEPDARAAVTFLGTDRIEVLRFHEDDIVRYATLGMSAHPMTDPTAVLADPVKGPRAELVLSVRAGLADTDKVLRALAVLAASPQVEGVVVAPGASLDVGEPLWPGAPFSSVLVAEPGGLVEDLELDEPMDPVHFLPLLPMTPNEAAWKRVHGAGALQERWLTNGTDLRDPSRTSVSLT, encoded by the coding sequence ATGGCTGATGTTCTTCCTCTGGTCGAAGCCCGGTTGCGCTCCGCGCTGGGCGAACCGGACGCCCGCGCCGCGGTCACCTTCCTCGGTACGGACCGCATCGAGGTGCTGCGCTTCCACGAGGACGACATCGTCCGCTACGCCACCCTCGGCATGTCCGCACACCCCATGACCGACCCCACCGCGGTGCTCGCCGACCCGGTCAAGGGACCGCGTGCCGAGCTGGTCCTCTCCGTCCGCGCGGGCCTCGCCGACACCGACAAGGTGCTCCGCGCCCTCGCCGTGCTGGCCGCGTCCCCGCAGGTCGAGGGTGTGGTCGTGGCCCCTGGCGCCTCGCTGGACGTCGGCGAACCGCTGTGGCCCGGCGCCCCGTTCAGCTCGGTCCTGGTCGCCGAGCCGGGCGGTCTGGTCGAGGACCTGGAACTGGACGAGCCCATGGACCCGGTCCACTTCCTGCCGCTGCTCCCCATGACCCCGAACGAGGCCGCCTGGAAGCGCGTGCACGGCGCCGGCGCCCTCCAGGAGCGCTGGCTGACGAACGGGACGGACCTCAGGGATCCGTCCCGCACATCCGTCTCGCTGACGTGA